From Nymphaea colorata isolate Beijing-Zhang1983 chromosome 6, ASM883128v2, whole genome shotgun sequence, a single genomic window includes:
- the LOC116255669 gene encoding uncharacterized protein LOC116255669: MDYDFHKNGPPYDAYRATATGGYAAQSFYPRIGQHNDPLIGRAPPTPIPAPSTTPSGLGIRVAIKPEYRIAPPPALSPQMAQIPRSKFQFDFDFERKILAEAEKDSQNWSSIILENGPPSRTTETSSLDSSIPQDPLASKFVALGLSPEAVTLAVKTYGDNPTKVREFVLSYNRLREMGFAANTVAEVLAKYDNDMEKAVAHFLNI; this comes from the exons ATGGATTACGATTTCCATAAGAATGGACCTCCATATGATGCCTATAGAGCTACTGCTACTGGCGGCTATGCTGCCCAGTCTTTCTATCCACGAATTGGTCAGCATAACGATCCGTTGATTGGCCGGGCACCTCCCACTCCCATTCCTGCTCCTTCGACAACCCCAT CAGGATTGGGCATCAGGGTTGCAATAAAGCCAGAATATCGAATAGCACCACCT CCAGCATTGTCACCACAAATGGCTCAAATCCCAAGGAGCAAGTTTCAGTTTGATTTTGACTTCGAGAGAAAAATATTAGCAGAGGCAGAGAAAGATAGCCAGAACTGGAGCAGCATCATCCTGGAGAACGGACCACCATCCAGGACTACAGAGACTAGTTCTCTG GATTCCTCCATTCCCCAGGATCCATTGGCAAGCAAATTTGTGGCTTTAGGACTGAGTCCGGAAGCTGTTACCTTGGCTGTGAAAACTTATGGCGACAATCCAACCAAG GTTCGTGAATTTGTTTTGTCATATAATCGTCTGCGGGAAATGGGGTTTGCTGCGAATACTGTTGCTGAAGTTCTCGCAAAATATGATAATGATATGGAGAAAGCGGTAGCACATTTCCTCAACATTTGA